From Rhizobium favelukesii, the proteins below share one genomic window:
- the tnpA gene encoding IS66-like element accessory protein TnpA — protein sequence MDEDAPKLQVRLVGRDGRRRYDPASRDQLVAACLEPGVSVSRLALEHGVNANLVRKWMKKSRAERQLPLASAFVPVQIAPDMHSGSAGDLKKTKPLSQCLPASKVSALLPNGVSLTVECAGVEVLEAIIGALGHVQTGR from the coding sequence ATGGATGAAGATGCTCCTAAACTGCAGGTACGGCTTGTTGGTCGCGACGGCCGCCGTCGATATGACCCTGCGTCGAGAGATCAGCTTGTCGCGGCGTGCTTAGAACCCGGCGTTTCGGTCTCGCGGCTGGCGCTGGAGCACGGCGTCAATGCGAATCTCGTCCGGAAGTGGATGAAGAAGTCCAGAGCGGAGCGTCAATTGCCTTTGGCCTCGGCGTTCGTTCCGGTTCAGATTGCTCCGGATATGCACTCGGGTTCTGCTGGCGATCTGAAGAAGACCAAGCCATTGAGCCAGTGCCTTCCCGCATCCAAGGTGAGCGCACTCCTGCCGAACGGGGTCAGCCTGACCGTCGAGTGCGCCGGTGTGGAAGTGCTGGAAGCAATCATAGGAGCGCTGGGTCATGTTCAGACTGGGCGGTGA
- a CDS encoding vitamin B12-dependent ribonucleotide reductase: MRIERRFTKAGQSAYADIEFRKATSEIKNPDGSIVFRLENIDVPAQFSQVAADILAQKYFRKAGVPAKLKKVEENDVPSFLWRSVADEAALKDVPKDQQYGSETDARQVFDRLAGTWTYWGWKGGYFSSEEDASAFRDELAYMLATQRVAPNSPQWFNTGMHWAYGIDGPGQGHFYVDPFTAKLTKSKSAYEHPQPHACFIQSVEDDLVNEGGIMDLWVREARLFKYGSGTGSNFSYLRGEGEKLSGGGRSSGLMSFLKIGDRAAGAIKSGGTTRRAAKMVVVDIDHPDIEEYINWKVKEEQKVAALVTGSKVVAKHLKAIMKACVNCDGGDDGDCFEPNKNPALKREIRAAKKDQVPENYIGRVIQFARQGYKDLEFKTYDTDWDSEAYLTVSGQNSNNSVSIKDDFLRAVEDDGDWNLTARKDGKVMKTLKARDLWESISYAAWASADPGLHFNTTMNDWHTSPAAGPIRASNPCSEYMFLDDTACNLASLNLMQFKDAATKRINISDYEHAVRLWSVVLEISVMMAQFPSRRIAELSYEYRTIGLGYANIGGLLMSSGIPYDSDEARAIAGSLTAIMTGISYATSAEIASELGPFPMFKPNRENMLRVIRNHRRAAYGEASGYEGLSINPVALIHPENPDQDLAAHAKSAWDKALELGEKHGYRNAQATVIAPTGTIGLVMDCDTTGIEPDFALVKFKKLAGGGYFKIINRAVPEALRTLGYSESQIAEIEAYAVGHGNLNQAPAINPSTLKAKGFTDEKVDAVNAALKSAFDIKFVFNQWTLGTDFLKAILKVSDEQLADVSFNLLDHLGFSKKDIEAANIHVCGAMTLEGAPFLKNEHLAVFDCANPCGKIGKRYLSVDSHIRMMAAAQPFISGAISKTINMPNDATVDDCKSAYMLSWKLGLKANALYRDGSKLSQPLNASLIEDENDDDAMEDLLQQPVAAQAVTITEKIIERVVERVTREREKLPNRRQGYTQKAAVGGHKVYLRTGEFGDGRIGEIFIDMHKEGAAFRAMMNNFAIAISLGLQYGVPLEEYVEAFTFTKFEPAGVVIGNDAIKNATSILDYVFRELAVSYLGRHDLAHVDTSDFSNTALGKGIQEGKTNLVSTGWTRGYKPTLVSGNERQTSGEPKGSATAAPARASSGATVTSFAGAAARKIEPTVGISTSEIVAFKRDYEERARELAEEIAEEVIEEVATETQQQATALFSDKAAADAASAKTEAKKVEAERRARSIMQGYTGNMCSECQNFTMVRNGTCEKCDTCGSTSGCS, encoded by the coding sequence ATGCGCATAGAACGCCGTTTCACGAAGGCAGGACAGAGCGCTTACGCGGATATCGAATTCCGCAAGGCGACGAGCGAGATCAAGAACCCGGACGGTTCGATCGTTTTCCGCCTCGAGAATATCGATGTTCCGGCGCAGTTCTCCCAAGTGGCTGCCGACATCCTGGCGCAGAAGTATTTCCGCAAGGCTGGCGTTCCCGCCAAGCTCAAGAAGGTCGAGGAAAACGACGTTCCTTCCTTCCTGTGGCGTTCGGTTGCCGATGAAGCGGCTCTGAAGGACGTTCCGAAGGATCAGCAATACGGTTCCGAAACAGACGCCCGCCAGGTCTTCGACCGCCTTGCCGGTACCTGGACCTACTGGGGCTGGAAGGGCGGCTATTTCTCGTCCGAGGAAGATGCCTCTGCTTTCCGGGATGAGCTTGCCTACATGCTCGCCACGCAGCGCGTCGCCCCGAACTCGCCGCAGTGGTTCAACACCGGCATGCATTGGGCCTACGGCATCGACGGCCCCGGCCAAGGCCACTTCTATGTCGATCCGTTCACCGCCAAGCTGACGAAGTCGAAGTCCGCTTATGAGCACCCGCAGCCACATGCCTGCTTCATTCAGTCCGTTGAAGACGATCTCGTCAATGAAGGCGGCATCATGGACCTTTGGGTTCGCGAAGCCCGTCTGTTCAAGTACGGCTCCGGTACCGGCTCCAACTTCTCCTATCTGCGCGGCGAAGGCGAAAAACTTTCCGGCGGCGGTCGTTCCTCCGGCCTGATGAGCTTCCTGAAGATCGGCGACCGTGCAGCGGGCGCCATCAAGTCGGGCGGCACGACGCGCCGTGCGGCCAAGATGGTCGTGGTCGACATCGACCATCCGGATATTGAGGAATATATCAACTGGAAGGTGAAGGAAGAGCAGAAGGTTGCTGCCCTCGTCACCGGTTCCAAGGTCGTCGCCAAGCATCTCAAGGCGATCATGAAGGCCTGCGTCAACTGCGACGGCGGCGATGACGGCGATTGCTTCGAGCCAAACAAGAACCCTGCCCTGAAGCGCGAAATCCGCGCTGCCAAGAAGGACCAGGTTCCTGAGAATTACATCGGCCGCGTCATCCAGTTCGCTCGCCAGGGCTACAAGGACCTCGAGTTCAAGACCTACGACACCGACTGGGATTCGGAAGCCTACCTCACCGTATCCGGCCAGAACTCCAACAACTCGGTCTCGATCAAGGACGATTTCCTGCGCGCAGTCGAAGACGATGGCGACTGGAACCTGACCGCCCGCAAGGACGGCAAGGTCATGAAGACGCTGAAGGCCCGCGATCTCTGGGAGTCGATCTCCTACGCCGCCTGGGCATCGGCTGACCCGGGCCTGCACTTCAACACGACGATGAACGACTGGCACACCAGCCCGGCTGCCGGCCCGATCCGCGCATCCAACCCGTGCTCGGAATACATGTTCCTGGACGATACGGCATGCAACCTTGCCTCGCTTAACCTCATGCAGTTCAAGGATGCGGCCACCAAGCGCATCAACATATCAGACTACGAGCATGCCGTGCGTCTCTGGAGTGTCGTGCTCGAAATCTCCGTGATGATGGCGCAGTTCCCGTCGCGCCGCATTGCCGAACTCTCCTACGAGTACCGCACGATCGGCCTCGGCTACGCCAACATCGGCGGCCTGCTGATGTCCTCGGGCATCCCCTATGACAGCGACGAAGCCCGCGCCATCGCAGGCTCGCTGACGGCGATCATGACCGGCATTTCCTATGCCACCTCGGCGGAAATCGCCTCCGAGCTCGGCCCGTTCCCGATGTTCAAGCCGAACCGCGAGAACATGCTGCGCGTCATCCGCAACCATCGCCGCGCCGCTTACGGCGAGGCATCAGGCTATGAGGGCTTGTCGATCAACCCGGTTGCGCTCATCCATCCGGAAAACCCGGACCAGGATCTCGCTGCGCATGCCAAGAGCGCCTGGGACAAGGCGCTTGAACTCGGCGAAAAGCACGGTTACCGCAACGCCCAGGCAACTGTCATTGCGCCGACTGGCACGATCGGCCTTGTCATGGATTGCGACACGACCGGCATCGAGCCCGACTTCGCGCTCGTGAAGTTCAAGAAGCTCGCCGGCGGCGGCTACTTCAAGATCATCAACCGCGCCGTTCCGGAAGCGCTGCGCACTCTCGGTTACTCGGAGAGCCAGATCGCCGAGATCGAAGCTTACGCTGTCGGCCACGGCAACCTGAACCAGGCGCCAGCCATCAACCCCTCGACGCTGAAGGCCAAGGGCTTCACCGACGAGAAGGTCGATGCCGTCAACGCCGCGCTGAAGTCGGCCTTCGACATCAAGTTCGTCTTCAACCAGTGGACGCTCGGCACAGATTTCCTGAAGGCCATCCTGAAGGTTTCGGACGAGCAGCTCGCCGACGTGAGCTTCAACCTGCTCGACCACCTCGGCTTCTCGAAGAAGGACATCGAGGCTGCGAACATCCACGTTTGCGGTGCGATGACGCTCGAAGGCGCACCGTTCCTCAAGAACGAGCACCTCGCCGTGTTCGACTGCGCCAATCCGTGCGGCAAGATCGGCAAGCGTTATCTCTCGGTCGACAGTCACATCCGCATGATGGCTGCCGCGCAACCTTTCATCTCGGGTGCGATCTCCAAGACGATCAACATGCCGAACGACGCGACGGTCGACGATTGCAAGAGCGCCTACATGCTCTCCTGGAAGCTCGGCCTCAAGGCAAACGCGCTCTATCGCGACGGGTCCAAGCTGTCGCAGCCGCTGAACGCTTCGCTGATCGAAGATGAGAACGACGACGATGCGATGGAGGATCTGCTGCAGCAGCCGGTCGCAGCCCAGGCCGTCACCATCACCGAGAAGATCATCGAGCGTGTGGTCGAGCGCGTTACCCGCGAGCGTGAAAAGCTGCCGAACCGCCGCCAGGGCTATACCCAGAAGGCTGCCGTCGGCGGACACAAGGTGTATCTGCGCACCGGCGAATTCGGCGACGGCCGCATCGGCGAGATATTCATCGACATGCACAAGGAAGGTGCCGCCTTCCGCGCAATGATGAACAACTTCGCCATCGCCATCTCGCTTGGCCTGCAGTACGGCGTGCCGCTCGAAGAATATGTGGAGGCATTCACCTTCACCAAATTCGAACCGGCAGGCGTGGTCATCGGCAACGATGCGATCAAGAACGCCACGTCGATCCTCGACTACGTGTTCCGCGAACTCGCCGTTTCCTACCTCGGCCGTCACGATCTGGCGCATGTCGACACATCCGACTTCTCGAACACGGCGCTCGGCAAGGGCATCCAGGAAGGTAAGACCAATCTCGTTTCGACGGGCTGGACCCGCGGCTACAAGCCGACGCTCGTCTCCGGCAACGAGCGTCAGACATCTGGCGAGCCGAAGGGCTCCGCCACCGCAGCTCCTGCGCGCGCCTCCTCCGGTGCCACGGTCACGTCCTTTGCGGGTGCAGCCGCCCGCAAGATCGAGCCGACCGTTGGCATCTCCACCTCCGAAATCGTCGCCTTCAAGCGCGACTACGAGGAGCGCGCTCGGGAATTGGCCGAAGAGATCGCCGAGGAAGTGATCGAAGAGGTCGCCACCGAAACCCAGCAGCAGGCAACCGCCCTCTTCTCCGACAAGGCTGCCGCCGACGCCGCTTCGGCCAAGACGGAAGCCAAGAAGGTCGAGGCTGAACGCCGCGCCCGCTCGATCATGCAGGGTTACACCGGCAACATGTGCTCCGAGTGCCAGAACTTCACGATGGTGCGGAATGGAACGTGCGAGAAGTGCGACACGTGCGGAAGCACAAGCGGCTGCTCTTGA
- a CDS encoding IS630 family transposase, whose translation MRTGITFEVSADDRVRLNAIVSAGSSPQKHVWRAKFILMSDAGLGTVAIMEATGKSKTCVWRWQERFMTEGVDGLLRDKSRPPGTAPLELDLVDRVVALTQEPPTQEATHWTVRAMAKAVGIAASSVVKIWHEHGLAPHRWRSFKLSNDKAFAEKLHDVVGLYVSPPAHAIVLSVDEKSQIQALDRTQPGLPMKKGRAGTMTHDYKRHGTTTLFAALNVLDGSVIGRNMQRHRHQEFIRFLNTIEAQLPKDKAVHVILDNYATHKQPKVRAWLARHPRWTFHFVPTSCSWLNAVEGFFAKLTRRRLKNGVFHSVVDLQAAINRFIKEHNEQPKPFIWKADPDDIIAAVRRGHQVLESID comes from the coding sequence ATGCGCACAGGTATCACATTTGAGGTTTCCGCTGACGACCGGGTTCGTCTCAACGCAATCGTTTCGGCGGGCAGTTCGCCGCAAAAGCATGTGTGGCGGGCGAAGTTTATTTTGATGAGCGACGCGGGTCTCGGAACCGTCGCGATCATGGAGGCGACGGGCAAGTCGAAGACCTGCGTCTGGCGTTGGCAGGAGCGCTTTATGACGGAAGGCGTAGACGGCCTTTTGCGCGACAAGAGCCGGCCGCCCGGCACTGCGCCGCTTGAGCTTGACCTTGTCGACCGGGTTGTGGCCCTGACGCAGGAGCCGCCCACGCAGGAAGCCACACACTGGACTGTTCGTGCGATGGCAAAGGCTGTGGGGATTGCGGCATCCTCAGTCGTCAAGATCTGGCACGAGCATGGTCTCGCACCGCATCGGTGGCGCAGCTTCAAACTATCGAACGACAAGGCTTTCGCCGAGAAGCTTCACGATGTGGTCGGTCTCTACGTCTCGCCGCCGGCCCATGCGATTGTCCTTTCCGTCGATGAGAAAAGTCAGATCCAGGCGCTGGATAGGACGCAGCCGGGTCTTCCCATGAAGAAGGGTCGTGCCGGCACGATGACCCATGATTACAAGCGCCACGGCACCACGACACTTTTCGCTGCCCTGAATGTTCTCGACGGCTCCGTCATCGGCCGCAACATGCAGCGCCACCGGCATCAGGAGTTCATCCGCTTCCTCAACACGATTGAGGCTCAGTTGCCGAAGGACAAGGCGGTTCACGTCATCCTGGACAACTACGCCACACACAAACAGCCCAAAGTCCGGGCCTGGTTGGCGCGGCACCCACGCTGGACCTTCCACTTCGTTCCGACATCCTGTTCCTGGTTGAACGCCGTCGAGGGGTTCTTCGCTAAGCTCACCCGGCGACGACTGAAAAACGGTGTCTTCCATTCCGTTGTTGATCTTCAGGCAGCCATCAACCGCTTTATCAAAGAGCACAACGAACAGCCCAAGCCGTTCATCTGGAAGGCAGACCCTGACGACATCATCGCAGCCGTCAGACGAGGGCACCAAGTGTTGGAATCAATCGACTAG
- the tnpB gene encoding IS66 family insertion sequence element accessory protein TnpB (TnpB, as the term is used for proteins encoded by IS66 family insertion elements, is considered an accessory protein, since TnpC, encoded by a neighboring gene, is a DDE family transposase.) gives MFRLGGDLKVYLHREPIDFRAGINSLAVLVQETMALDPFAPAVFAFCNRRRDRMKLLFFDRSGFVMVLKRLTEDRFRWPRCEVPVVMLTTEQLHWILDGIDIDAMVRHPVRQYQIAG, from the coding sequence ATGTTCAGACTGGGCGGTGATCTCAAGGTTTACCTGCATCGCGAACCGATCGACTTCCGCGCGGGCATCAACAGCCTGGCGGTCCTGGTCCAGGAGACGATGGCGCTGGATCCGTTTGCGCCTGCGGTTTTTGCCTTCTGCAATCGCCGGCGTGACCGAATGAAGCTGCTGTTTTTTGATCGTTCCGGTTTTGTGATGGTCCTGAAGCGGTTGACCGAGGACAGGTTCAGATGGCCCCGTTGCGAGGTGCCGGTGGTCATGCTGACGACAGAACAGCTTCACTGGATCCTCGATGGCATCGATATCGACGCAATGGTGCGCCATCCGGTGCGGCAATATCAGATTGCCGGCTGA
- a CDS encoding PDC sensor domain-containing protein → MMRWGYVGTVVAFGLSLCLSPLAASAEPAYVSVVREYVETVVKPMVNAAIVRKAIEEQNTKFGNVSDMDIQVLDNTYRSEIQAGGWQMVRHLLAKPVSRYLKSKQDDSQGAIIEFFVTDRHGLNVGQGTMTTDYWQGDEDKFLITFARQSDEIFIDRAERDEQTQVLETQASFVIKDENGKPIGVATVTIAIDAL, encoded by the coding sequence ATGATGCGTTGGGGCTACGTCGGGACGGTGGTGGCTTTCGGGCTGAGCCTCTGTCTCTCGCCTTTGGCCGCTTCGGCGGAACCGGCCTATGTGTCCGTCGTACGGGAATACGTCGAGACAGTCGTCAAGCCGATGGTGAATGCCGCGATCGTGCGCAAGGCGATCGAGGAGCAGAACACCAAGTTCGGCAATGTCAGCGACATGGACATCCAGGTGCTGGACAATACCTACCGCTCCGAAATCCAGGCCGGCGGCTGGCAGATGGTCAGACATCTGCTCGCCAAGCCGGTGTCGCGATACCTCAAATCCAAGCAGGATGATTCGCAGGGCGCCATCATCGAATTTTTCGTAACCGATCGTCACGGGCTCAACGTCGGCCAGGGCACGATGACCACCGACTATTGGCAAGGCGACGAAGACAAGTTCCTGATAACATTCGCGAGACAGTCCGACGAGATATTCATCGACCGTGCCGAGCGCGATGAGCAGACACAAGTACTGGAAACGCAGGCTAGTTTCGTCATCAAGGATGAAAACGGAAAGCCGATAGGTGTCGCAACGGTGACGATCGCGATCGACGCATTGTGA
- a CDS encoding universal stress protein yields MSYKTILAILDTVDNATAVADFAFAIAAQTNAHVIGLHAETVAVVPLVAPMEIPDPVAVQALQDMAHSETIEIERIFRRKAEVEGVSFEWRRFASSTGYGTAPLIESARSADLLIASQADPSKPSDSHVDVDNFLFESGRPVLMIPFVLRQPKPIKRVLIAWNGSKEAARAAFDALPILQAADEVEVFSVDPVDNAVQSAAVAGAEIAATLARHGVKVTLATAQSADKSASAVIENRLSDSSIDLLVMGAYTHSRLWQMIFGGTTKSLLQSMTALTLLSR; encoded by the coding sequence ATGTCTTACAAAACCATACTTGCCATTCTCGATACCGTCGACAACGCCACCGCCGTGGCCGATTTTGCTTTCGCCATTGCCGCACAGACCAATGCCCATGTTATCGGCCTTCATGCGGAAACCGTCGCTGTCGTGCCCCTTGTCGCGCCGATGGAGATACCGGATCCGGTCGCCGTCCAGGCGCTGCAGGACATGGCGCATTCCGAGACTATCGAAATCGAGCGCATCTTCCGCAGGAAGGCCGAGGTGGAAGGCGTCTCCTTTGAATGGCGCCGTTTCGCTTCCTCCACCGGTTATGGCACGGCGCCGCTGATCGAAAGCGCCCGTAGCGCTGACCTGCTGATCGCCTCACAGGCGGATCCCTCCAAGCCATCGGACAGTCACGTGGACGTCGACAACTTCCTCTTTGAAAGTGGTCGTCCGGTCTTGATGATCCCCTTTGTGCTGCGCCAGCCGAAGCCGATCAAGCGCGTCCTCATTGCCTGGAACGGCTCGAAGGAGGCGGCGCGCGCCGCGTTTGATGCCTTGCCGATCCTGCAGGCCGCCGACGAAGTCGAGGTTTTCTCGGTCGATCCCGTCGACAACGCGGTCCAATCTGCGGCTGTGGCCGGCGCGGAGATTGCAGCCACTCTGGCGCGTCACGGTGTAAAGGTGACCCTGGCAACGGCGCAAAGCGCTGACAAGTCGGCGTCAGCCGTGATCGAAAACCGTCTCTCCGACAGCAGCATCGACCTGCTCGTCATGGGCGCTTACACCCATTCCCGCCTCTGGCAGATGATCTTCGGTGGCACCACAAAGAGCCTGCTGCAGTCGATGACGGCATTGACCCTGCTGTCGCGATAA
- the wrbA gene encoding NAD(P)H:quinone oxidoreductase type IV, with product MAKVLVLYYSAYGHIETMAYAVAEGAKSTGAEVVVKRVPELVPDEVAKASYYKMDQAAPIATVDELADYDAIIVGAGTRFGTVASQMRNFWDQTGGLWFAGKLVGKVGSAFTSSATQHGGQETTILGFIPTFLHQGMIVAGLPYAFQGQMGVDEIKGGSPYGASTITDGDGSRQPSAIELEAAKYQGAHVAKIAAKLG from the coding sequence ATGGCGAAGGTACTCGTGCTCTACTATTCGGCCTACGGCCACATCGAAACCATGGCATATGCCGTCGCCGAAGGCGCAAAGTCGACTGGCGCCGAGGTTGTTGTCAAGCGCGTTCCGGAACTGGTTCCGGACGAGGTTGCCAAGGCGTCCTACTACAAGATGGACCAGGCTGCGCCGATTGCCACTGTCGATGAACTTGCTGATTATGACGCAATCATCGTTGGTGCCGGTACACGTTTTGGAACGGTTGCCTCGCAGATGCGCAATTTCTGGGATCAGACGGGCGGCCTCTGGTTCGCAGGCAAGCTCGTTGGCAAGGTCGGTTCGGCTTTCACATCCTCGGCGACGCAGCATGGCGGTCAGGAGACCACCATCCTCGGCTTCATCCCCACCTTCCTGCACCAGGGGATGATCGTTGCCGGCCTCCCCTATGCTTTCCAGGGCCAAATGGGCGTTGATGAAATCAAGGGCGGTTCGCCCTATGGTGCATCCACCATCACGGACGGCGACGGATCCCGCCAGCCCTCTGCAATCGAGTTGGAGGCAGCCAAATACCAGGGCGCTCACGTCGCCAAGATCGCTGCCAAGCTGGGCTGA
- the tnpC gene encoding IS66 family transposase, producing MTRTGEPSIAELMAQLAANAAEIAALKAEKEALSQRVVKLEEELALAKLHRFAPRSEKHIDRLFNEAEEAAVEDGSEAGDVVELPDTGLPAVEGQTGKKRGRRPLPEDLPRERVEYDLPDDQKSCPCCQGQMHRMGEAVTEQLHIEVKAKVLQNVRFKYACRHCDRTGINTPVVIAPMPTQPLPGSIATASTLAFALVHKYVDGTPLYRVAQTFERAGVPISRGALAHWVIGSSEKHLHRIYDALKLRLRSQPLIHGDETTVQVLKEKDKEATSTSYMWAYRSGEDSDQPIVLLDYQPGRGQIHPQTFLGDYRGILVSDGYTAWRTLHGATHVGCMAHSRRRFVEALKARKNGGGPPEQALRFFEQLYRIERQAREIKPDAGETQAACIRRFRQQHSLPVLNALKTWLDNIAPKVVPDTKLGDAVSYTLNQWDYLTRYTSDGRMPIDNNILERDIRVFATGRKSWLFSDTADGAKASAVIYSLMLTCRACGVDPLIWLRHVLTELPQREENADIGDLLPFNFSKTSTTE from the coding sequence ATGACTCGCACCGGCGAACCGAGCATTGCAGAACTGATGGCGCAATTGGCAGCCAATGCTGCCGAAATCGCTGCGCTCAAAGCCGAGAAGGAAGCGCTCTCGCAGCGGGTCGTCAAGCTGGAAGAAGAGCTTGCACTGGCAAAACTCCATCGCTTTGCCCCCCGCAGTGAAAAGCACATTGATCGTCTCTTCAACGAGGCCGAAGAGGCTGCGGTCGAGGATGGCAGCGAAGCAGGCGATGTTGTCGAGCTTCCGGACACCGGCCTGCCAGCGGTAGAAGGTCAAACGGGAAAGAAGCGTGGACGCAGACCTCTGCCAGAAGACCTGCCACGCGAGCGCGTCGAATATGACCTCCCCGACGATCAGAAGTCTTGTCCCTGCTGCCAGGGTCAGATGCATCGCATGGGCGAGGCTGTTACCGAGCAGCTCCATATCGAGGTCAAGGCAAAGGTCCTACAGAATGTGCGGTTCAAGTACGCTTGCCGCCATTGCGACCGCACCGGGATCAACACACCCGTCGTGATCGCACCGATGCCGACGCAGCCCCTGCCGGGCAGCATCGCTACCGCCTCGACGTTAGCCTTCGCGCTCGTCCACAAATACGTCGACGGCACACCGCTTTACCGCGTGGCTCAGACATTCGAGCGTGCTGGTGTTCCGATCAGCCGCGGCGCTCTCGCTCACTGGGTCATCGGCTCAAGCGAGAAGCATCTGCACCGCATCTATGATGCGCTGAAACTGCGGTTGCGATCGCAGCCTCTCATTCATGGCGATGAGACGACGGTTCAAGTCCTCAAGGAAAAGGACAAGGAGGCCACCAGCACATCGTACATGTGGGCCTATCGCAGCGGCGAGGACAGTGACCAGCCAATCGTACTGCTCGATTATCAGCCCGGGCGCGGCCAGATCCACCCGCAGACCTTCCTTGGTGACTACCGCGGCATATTGGTGAGCGATGGCTACACAGCCTGGCGCACATTGCATGGCGCAACCCATGTCGGATGCATGGCTCACTCCAGGCGGCGCTTCGTCGAAGCCCTCAAGGCAAGAAAGAATGGCGGCGGCCCGCCGGAGCAAGCGCTCAGGTTCTTCGAGCAGCTCTACCGGATCGAGAGGCAGGCGCGAGAGATAAAGCCCGACGCCGGTGAAACGCAGGCCGCCTGCATTCGCCGCTTCCGGCAACAGCACAGTTTGCCTGTCCTGAACGCCCTCAAGACGTGGCTCGATAACATCGCGCCGAAGGTCGTGCCGGATACCAAGCTCGGCGATGCTGTGTCCTACACCCTGAACCAATGGGATTATCTGACGCGCTACACCAGCGACGGCAGGATGCCGATCGATAACAACATCCTGGAACGCGACATCAGGGTTTTTGCGACCGGAAGAAAATCGTGGCTGTTCAGCGACACTGCTGACGGAGCCAAGGCCAGTGCTGTGATTTACAGTCTGATGCTGACATGCCGCGCCTGTGGCGTCGACCCTCTGATCTGGCTGCGCCACGTACTCACCGAGTTGCCACAGCGCGAAGAGAATGCCGACATCGGCGACCTGCTCCCGTTCAACTTCTCCAAGACCTCCACGACCGAATAG
- a CDS encoding competence/damage-inducible protein A, translating into MTNETIVTSAMLAIGDELLSGRTKDKNIGHLADILTLCGIDLKEVRIVGDEEDAIVEALNALRAKYDYIFTSGGIGPTHDDITADAVSAAFGLPCEYDADAMTLLGEMYARRGLEFTDARKRMARMPSGARHIPNPVSTAPGFVIGNVHVMAGVPQVFQAMVDAVVPTLRTGMRMLSLGISCPYGEGDIGTPLAAIQKAHSETSIGSYPRYIGQAFSTEIVVRGRSEDAVDAVGVDVRAMIETIRQTKEIAENRSAEA; encoded by the coding sequence ATGACCAATGAGACAATTGTCACCAGCGCCATGCTTGCCATTGGCGACGAACTCTTATCCGGCCGCACCAAAGACAAGAATATCGGCCACTTGGCCGATATTCTGACGCTTTGCGGCATCGATCTCAAAGAGGTCCGCATCGTCGGCGATGAGGAGGATGCGATCGTCGAGGCCCTGAATGCACTGCGCGCAAAATACGATTACATCTTCACGTCGGGAGGCATCGGGCCGACCCATGACGACATTACGGCCGATGCCGTGTCTGCGGCGTTCGGGCTGCCTTGCGAATACGATGCTGACGCAATGACCCTGCTCGGCGAGATGTATGCGCGCCGCGGTCTCGAATTCACCGACGCCAGAAAGAGGATGGCTCGGATGCCAAGCGGTGCACGCCATATCCCCAACCCCGTCTCGACCGCGCCGGGTTTCGTCATCGGCAATGTTCACGTCATGGCGGGTGTCCCGCAGGTCTTCCAGGCCATGGTCGATGCGGTTGTCCCGACATTGCGCACCGGCATGCGCATGCTCTCGCTCGGTATCTCCTGCCCCTATGGCGAAGGCGACATCGGCACGCCGCTTGCCGCCATCCAGAAAGCCCATTCCGAGACGAGCATCGGCTCGTATCCCCGCTATATCGGGCAGGCGTTCTCCACCGAAATCGTCGTGCGGGGCCGTTCCGAGGACGCGGTCGACGCCGTAGGAGTTGACGTTCGCGCCATGATCGAGACCATCCGCCAGACAAAGGAGATTGCTGAAAACCGTTCGGCGGAGGCGTAG
- the gpt gene encoding xanthine phosphoribosyltransferase — protein sequence MSLPDKAFPVSWDQFHRDARALAWRLAGLKRDFKAIVCITRGGLVPAAIISRELNIRLIETVCVASYHDYVNQGEMVLLKGIAPELTADEGVSVLVIDDLTDTGKTASEVRTILPKAHFACVYAKPQGVPTIDTFVTEVSQDTWIYFPWDMGFTYQEPISKAGRG from the coding sequence ATGTCCCTTCCCGATAAAGCCTTTCCCGTTTCCTGGGATCAGTTCCACAGAGACGCGCGCGCACTCGCCTGGCGTCTCGCCGGCCTCAAGCGCGATTTCAAGGCGATCGTCTGCATTACGCGCGGCGGTCTCGTGCCGGCGGCAATCATCTCGCGCGAACTCAACATCCGGCTGATCGAAACGGTTTGCGTCGCCTCCTACCACGACTATGTGAACCAGGGGGAAATGGTACTCCTTAAGGGCATCGCGCCGGAACTGACCGCTGACGAAGGCGTATCCGTCCTAGTCATCGACGACCTGACCGATACCGGCAAGACAGCTTCGGAAGTTCGCACGATCCTGCCCAAGGCACACTTCGCGTGTGTCTATGCGAAGCCGCAGGGCGTGCCGACGATCGATACGTTTGTCACGGAAGTCAGTCAGGACACCTGGATTTACTTCCCCTGGGATATGGGGTTCACCTATCAGGAACCGATCTCCAAGGCTGGCCGCGGCTGA